In Vicia villosa cultivar HV-30 ecotype Madison, WI unplaced genomic scaffold, Vvil1.0 ctg.000370F_1_1, whole genome shotgun sequence, a single window of DNA contains:
- the LOC131627596 gene encoding vacuolar-sorting receptor 7-like, which yields MKFSYSHTFELFLFLILFFLQIHGHIVLEENSITVLSPNDLRGKRNGAIGSFGMPSYGEPIIGSLVSPKDSYGCGVFEGGKPFKYRSYHPTIVLLNRGGCSFSLKVYHAQKAGAAAVLIMDVIDEPLMLMGSHRERDDSKRLNGKILIPYVLIQLSFGKSLKNYLNKQEQVLLKIDQSTNIFSTPPPIDRIVPNEDIPSPVKPENPTPNNSKKDHVKAILEKCLIALASMVGAFVLKIIYYLLSAVLRKCLERVAPATAAAIHLPEVAIDLPEVKLDIDV from the exons ATGAAATTTTCATATAGCCATACCTTTGAGTTATTTCTTTTCTTAATCTTGTTCTTTCTCCAAATTCATGGTCACATTGTGCTAGAAGAAAACAGCATCACAGTACTATCACCAAATGATCTAAGAGGTAAAAGAAATGGTGCCATAGGAAGCTTTGGAATGCCAAGTTATGGAGAGCCTATCATAGGATCACTCGTTTCACCGAAAGATTCTTATGGATGCGGAGTATTTGAAGGCGGTAAACCTTTTAAATATAGGTCTTATCATCCGACAATCGTACTTCTTAATCGTGGAG GGTGTTCTTTTTCTTTGAAGGTGTATCATGCCCAAAAAGCAGGAGCTGCAGCAGTTTTAATCATGGATGTTATTGATGAGCCACTAATGCTCATGGGTTCACACAGGGAGAGAGATGATTCCAAGAGACTCAATGGAAAGATTTTAATTCCATATGTTTTAATTCAATTGTCCTTTGGAAAGTCATTGAAGAATTATCTAAACAAGCAAGAGCAAGTTTTGCTTAAGATTGACCAATCAACCAATATATTTTCTACCCCTCCACCGATAGATCGTATAGTTCCAAATGAAGATATTCCCTCACCTGTAAAACCCGAAAATCCTACCCCTAACAACTCCAAAAAAGACCATGTAAAAGCCATACTCGAAAAATGTTTGATAGCTCTCGCTAGCATGGTTGGAGCGTTTGtccttaaaataatatattacttaCTTTCAGCAGTTCTTCGTAAGTGTTTAGAGAGAGTAGCACCCGCAACAGCAGCCGCCATACATCTACCGGAGGTAGCCATAGATCTACCGGAGGTGAAGCTGGACATCGATGTTTAG